Proteins co-encoded in one Prunus persica cultivar Lovell chromosome G6, Prunus_persica_NCBIv2, whole genome shotgun sequence genomic window:
- the LOC109949677 gene encoding uncharacterized protein LOC109949677 — protein MRPVIAVDATHLKCKYKGVLFVATAFDGNRNIYPVAFGIGDLETDAAWEWFLRKLHCAIGDCSNLVVISDRNGNMKASFHLKQRDPILGYFVRAAKSYRLAEFNRHFSMINNERVRTYLLRAGIQKWSRAHCDGRRYNVMTTNIVESINSVLRFARMLPVLHLIDEITNLLLTWFNQRRDLAMKCHSTLCPDLGEQKLRKRLDAASRMNVVKINDVEYNVLDGDLNGLVHLANRSCTCRKFDLEQLPCKHAIAVCRHLKLNPYSFASSYYTRATWAAAYAESIYSVPPKGTWVIPEHLNNVKILPLVYFTVVQFVPQLSSTVKFMNRFGGAAGMEVRQLNGHVKNMEQGNKFLAMRAYY, from the exons ATGCGGCCCGTGATTGCTGTTGATGCTACCCATTTGAAGTGCAAGTATAAaggtgttttgtttgttgcgaCCGCATTTGACGGAAATCGCAACATATATCCTGTTGCCTTTGGGATTGGAGATTTGGAGACGGATGCAGCATGGGAgtggtttttgagaaaattacaTTGTGCAATTGGTGATTGCTCGAATCTTGTTGTCATATCTGATCGCAAT GGCAATATGAAAGCCTCATTTCACTTGAAGCAACGGGATCCGATATTGGGGTATTTTGTAAGGGCAGCGAAGTCTTATCGTCTAGCGGAGTTCAATCGTCACTTCTCGATGATAAACAATGAGCGAGTGCGAACTTATCTACTACGTGCAGGCATCCAGAAGTGGTCTCGGGCCCACTGTGATGGACGACGATATAATGTGATGACAACGAATATTGTGGAGTCCATTAATTCAGTTCTTCGTTTTGCAAGGATGCTTCCGGTGCTACACTTGATCGATGAAATCACAAATCTACTTCTCACTTGGTTTAATCAACGTCGAGATTTAGCAATGAAATGTCATTCTACATTGTGCCCTGATTTGGGTGAACAGAAGTTAAGGAAGAGGTTAGATGCTGCGTCAAGGATGAATGTGGTCAAAATCAATGATGTCGAGTATAATGTTCTGGATGGTGATTTGAATGGTCTGGTGCACTTGGCAAACCGTAGTTGTACGTGCAGGAAGTTTGACTTGGAGCAACTCCCGTGCAAGCATGCTATTGCGGTATGTCGGCACTTGAAATTGAACCCCTACTCCTTTGCGTCTTCTTATTATACACGAGCTACATGGGCAGCTGCATATGCTGAATCTATTTATTCTGTTCCACCTAAAGGCACATGGGTTATTCCCGAACATTTGAACAATGTCAAAATCCTTCCTCTTGTTT ATTTTACAGTTGTTCAGTTTGTACCTCAGTTGTCATCAACTGTGAAGTTCATGAATAGGTTCGGTGGTGCTGCAGGGATGGAAGTCCGTCAACTAAATGGTCATGTGAAGAATATGGAACAAGGTAACAAGTTCCTTGCAATGAGAGCCTATTATTAG
- the LOC109949525 gene encoding G-type lectin S-receptor-like serine/threonine-protein kinase LECRK3: MACMACLLLALAFVAAEAQQMQSNISRGSSLTPTTNSTWLSRSGLYAFGFYRQGNGYAVGIFLAGIPEETVVWTANRDDPPVSNNATLLFTSDGLALPTAEGQNYLAKSSGPASYASMLDSGNFVLYNSGREIVWQSFDHPTDTLLPSQRLLSGDELFSAKSEADHSTGIFRLKMQNDGNLVQYPVDTPDTSVYSFYSSFTDGEGENVTLNFGADGHLYLLNRNGSNIRNITDGGLPTDEGKLYLMRIDVGGIFRLYSHDLKKSATWLVEWESSKDECVPKGLCGLNSYCVSIDLQADCRCLPGFESVSQGNQTSGCERNFVADACKNRNENFTYTMEELESTTWEDVSYMSSRLSDKDACIQGCLEDCNCEAALFDGTNCRKQRLPLRYGRRDIGTSNIALIKVGVPTKPGTEPRIVQPGSKKKGRTDILIIGLSFTAFGSILLVISVIVLWKHNVWAYKRMRAVNGDLELNESVALRRYAYEELEKMTNNFKEELGRGASSTVYKGLILGSQKPVAVKRLEKVAAEGETEFQTEIRVIGRTHHKNLVRLLGYCLDGAKKLLVYEYMSNGSLADVLFTRERQPFWEERMGIARNIARGFLYLHEECDTQIIHCDIKPQNILLDEFMCPKISDFGLAKLLKADQTRTTTGIRGTKGYVAPEWHRKMPITVKADVYSFGIVLLEIICCRRNVDWSLPEEEAILDELASHCFEKGELGKLAGDEEIERRQFERMIKVGLWCIQDEPSLRPSMKKVLLMLEGTVDIPTPPSPSSFFSAI; encoded by the coding sequence ATGGCTTGcatggcatgccttcttcttGCCTTGGCATTTGTTGCTGCTGAAGCACAACAGATGCAGTCGAATATAAGCCGGGGCTCTTCATTAACACCAACCACCAACTCCACATGGCTGTCACGTTCTGGTCTATATGCCTTTGGATTTTACAGGCAAGGCAATGGCTATGCTGTTGGGATATTTCTTGCTGGAATTCCCGAAGAGACGGTCGTGTGGACTGCGAATCGAGATGATCCACCAGTCTCCAACAATGCCACCTTGCTCTTCACAAGTGACGGCCTTGCCTTGCCAACAGCAGAAGGCCAAAATTACTTGGCAAAATCTTCTGGCCCTGCTTCTTATGCTTCCATGCTTGATTCGGGTAATTTCGTACTGTACAATTCTGGTCGGGAAATAGTATGGCAGAGCTTTGATCATCCAACCGACACCCTTTTGCCCAGTCAACGCCTTTTATCAGGAGACGAACTTTTCTCTGCGAAATCAGAAGCTGATCACTCAACGGGGATTTTCCGTCTCAAAATgcaaaatgatggaaaccttGTTCAATACCCTGTAGATACTCCAGACACCAgtgtttattctttttattcatcTTTCACTGATGGTGAGGGAGAGAATGTGACACTTAATTTTGGTGCTGATGGCCATCTCTACTTGCTCAACAGGAATGGTTCGAATATTCGGAATATAACAGATGGAGGTCTTCCTACTGATGAAGGAAAACTTTATCTTATGAGAATTGATGTAGGTGGGATATTTCGTTTGTATTCACATGATTTGAAAAAGAGTGCAACTTGGTTAGTTGAGTGGGAGTCTTCCAAGGATGAGTGTGTCCCTAAAGGCCTATGCGGATTGAATAGCTATTGTGTCTCAATTGATCTACAGGCTGACTGTAGATGTCTTCCGGGATTCGAATCTGTCAGCCAGGGAAATCAGACATCCGGGTGCGAGAGGAATTTTGTTGCGGATGCGTGCAAAAACAGGAATGAGAATTTCACTTACACCATGGAAGAGCTGGAAAGCACAACATGGGAAGATGTTTCGTATATGAGTTCGAGATTATCTGACAAAGACGCTTGCATACAAGGCTGTCTGGAGGATTGTAACTGTGAAGCTGCGCTTTTTGACGGTACAAACTGCAGAAAGCAGAGGCTTCCTTTGAGATATGGTAGAAGAGACATCGGAACTTCAAACATAGCTCTCATCAAGGTAGGTGTACCTACAAAACCAGGTACAGAACCTAGAATTGTTCAACCAGGAAGCAAGAAAAAAGGTAGAACTGACATCCTGATTATTGGTCTTTCATTTACTGCTTTTGGATCCATTTTGTTGGTGATTTCCGTGATTGTGTTGTGGAAACACAATGTCTGGGCATATAAAAGAATGAGAGCTGTGAATGGTGACCTTGAATTGAATGAGAGTGTGGCACTGCGACGATATGCTTATGAAGAGCTAGAAAAGATGACTAATAATTTCAAGGAAGAGCTTGGTAGAGGAGCCTCGTCAACAGTTTATAAAGGGCTGATTTTGGGTAGCCAAAAACCAGTTGCTGTCAAAAGACTAGAGAAAGTTGCAGCTGAAGGGGAAACAGAATTTCAGACTGAGATCAGAGTTATTGGGAGAACCCATCACAAGAATCTAGTCCGTTTACTTGGGTATTGCCTTGACGGAGCTAAAAAGCTTTTGGTGTATGAGTACATGAGCAACGGCTCACTTGCAGATGTGCTCTTCACCCGTGAAAGGCAACCATTTTGGGAAGAAAGAATGGGCATTGCTCGTAACATAGCGCGGGGGTTTCTTTATCTCCATGAAGAGTGTGATACACAGATCATCCATTGTGACATAAAGCCTCAAAATATACTACTAGATGAGTTCATGTGCCCGAAAATCTCCGACTTTGGATTGGCAAAGCTGCTTAAGGCAGACCAAACTAGAACCACTACTGGAATCAGAGGAACCAAGGGGTACGTTGCACCGGAGTGGCATAGGAAAATGCCGATAACGGTTAAAGCAGATGTTTACAGCTTCGGAATTGTGCTGTTGGAGATCATATGTTGTCGAAGGAACGTGGATTGGAGTCTTCCTGAGGAGGAGGCTATTTTGGATGAATTGGCCTCCCATTGTTTTGAGAAGGGTGAACTTGGCAAATTAGCGGGTGATgaagagatagagagaagGCAATTTGAAAGGATGATTAAAGTGGGACTTTGGTGCATCCAGGATGAGCCATCGCTCCGTCCCTCTATGAAGAAAGTTCTGCTGATGCTGGAAGGGACCGTGGACATCCCAACCCCTCCCAGTCCAAGTTCTTTTTTCAGTGCCATTTAA